A stretch of Melospiza melodia melodia isolate bMelMel2 chromosome 24, bMelMel2.pri, whole genome shotgun sequence DNA encodes these proteins:
- the EXOC7 gene encoding exocyst complex component 7 isoform X5 — protein MIPGEEVSARRREIEDKLKQEEETLSFIKESLEKSDQLTKNMVSILSSFESRLMKLENSIIPVHKQTENLQRLQENVEKTLSCLDHVISYYHVAKDTEKIIKEGPTGRLEEYLNCMDKIQKAVEYFQDNNPDSPELNRVKSLFERGKESLESEFRSLMTRHTKPVPPILILDLISGDEEMDTQEEMSLEHLPESVLHDIIRISGWLVENGRNQDFMTVYFQIRSVQLDRSIKGLKDHFRKNSSSSGVPYSPAIQNKRKDTPTKKPIKRPVLIPGHEHDLRVKHLCDALGDKHGPPVGRDDVFDIEIDAYIHCVSAFVKLAQSEYQLLTEIVPEHHQKKTFDSLIQESLDNLIMEGDNIVSAARKAIIRHDYSAVLTIFPILKHLKQMKPEFDQVLQGTAAGTKNKLPGLITSMETTGAKALEEFADNIKNDPDKEYNMPKDGTVHELTSNAILFLQQLLDFQETAGAMLASQETSSSASSYSSEFSRRLLSTYICKVLGNLQLNLLSKSKVYEDPALSAIFLHNNYNYILKSLEKSELIQLVAVTQKTAERSYRELIEQQIQTYQRSWLKVTDYISERNLPVFQPGVKLKDKERQMIKERFKGFNDGLEELCKIQKAWAIPDMEQRDKIRRAQKTIVKETYGAFLSRFGNVPFTKNPEKYIKYQVDQVGEMIEKLFDTSA, from the exons ATGATCCCGGGCGAGGAGGTGTCGGCCCGCAGGAGGGAGATCGAGGACAAGCTCAAGCAG GAGGAAGAAACTCTGTCCTTTATCAAAGAGAGCCTTGAGAAGAGTGACCAGCTCACCAAGAACATG GTTTCAATCCTCTCCTCCTTTGAGAGCCGTTTGATGAAGCTGGAGAACTCCATCATCCCTGTCCACAAGCAGACAGAGAACCTGCAGCGCCTGCAGGAGAACGTGGAGAAGACCCTGTCCTGCTTGGATCATGTCATCAGTTACTACCACGTGGCCAAGGACACAGAGAAGATCATCAAGGAAGG cCCCACGGGGAGGTTGGAGGAATACTTGAATTGCATGGACAAAATCCAGAAGGCAGTGGAGTACTTCCAGGACAACAACcctgacagcccagagctgaacCGTGTG AAATCCCTCTTTGAGCGGGGCAAGGAATCCCTGGAGTCGGAGTTCCGCAGCTTGATGACACGACACACCAAGCCAGTGCCACCCATCCTGATCCTGGACCTGATCAGTGGGGATGAGGAGATGGACACACAGGAGGAGATGTCCCTGGAGCACCTCCCGGAGAGCGTCCTGCACGACATCATCCGCATCTCGGGCTGGCTGGTGGAGAACGGCAGGAACCAAG ATTTCATGACAGTTTACTTCCAGATCCGCTCCGTGCAGCTGGACCGCTCCATCAAGGGGCTGAAGGACCATTTCCGTAAGAACAGCTCCTCCTCAGGGGTGCCCTATTCCCCTGCCATTCAGAACAAAAGGAAGGACACCCCCACCAAAAAGCCCATCAAGAGACCAG TCCTCATCCCAG GCCATGAGCATGACTTACGCGTTAAGCACCTGTGCGATGCCCTGGGCGACAAGCACGGGCCACCTGTGG GGAGGGACGACGTCTTCGACATCGAGATCGACGCGTACATCCACTGCGTCAGTGCCTTCGTCAAACTGGCCCAGAGCGAATACCAGCTCCTGACAGAAATtgtcccagagcaccaccagaaGAAGACCTTTGATTCTCTCATCCAG GAGTCATTGGATAATCTGATCATGGAGGGTGATAACATTGTCTCAGCTGCCCGGAAAGCCATCATCAGACATGACTACTCAGCTGTGCTCACAATCTTCCCCATCCTGAAGCATCTCAAGCAGATGAAGCCAGAATTTGACCAGGTTTTGCAG GGAACTGCAGCGGGCACTAAGAACAAACTGCCAGGGCTGATCACTTCCATGGAGACCACTGGTGCAAAGGCACTGGAAGAGTTTGCAGACAACATTAAG AATGATCCAGACAAGGAGTACAACATGCCAAAAGATGGAACAGTTCATGAACTCACCAGCAAT GCCATCCTTTTCCTACAACAATTACTGGATTTCCAGGAGACAGCGGGTGCCATGCTGGCATCACAAG AGACCAGCTCCTCAGCCAGCAGCTACAGCTCAGAgttcagcaggaggctgctgagcACCTACATCT GCAAAGTTCTGGGCAACCTGCAGCTTAACCTGCTTAGCAAATCCAAGGTTTATGAAGACCCAGCTTTGAGTGCCATTTTTCTGCATAACAACTACAATTACATTCTGAAATCTCTGGAGAA GTCTGAGCTGATCCAGCTGGTGGCAGTGACACAGAAAACAGCTGAGAGGTCCTACAGGGAGCTCATTGAGCAGCAGATCCAGACCTACCAGCGCAG CTGGTTGAAGGTGACAGATTACATCTCTGAGAGAAACCTGCCTGTCTTTCAACCAGGAGTGAAG CTCAAGGACAAGGAGAGGCAGATGATAAAGGAGCGCTTCAAG GGTTTTAATGAtgggctggaggagctgtgtAAGATCCAGAAGGCCTGGGCCATCCCAGACATGGAGCAGCGGGACAAAATCCGCCGGGCACAGAAAACCATTGTGAAAGAGACCTATGGTGCCTTTTTGAGCAG ATTTGGCAACGTGCCCTTCACCAAGAACCCTGAGAAATACATCAAATACCAGGTTGACCAGGTGGGGGAGATGATTGAGAAGCTGTTTGACACGTCAGCATAA
- the EXOC7 gene encoding exocyst complex component 7 isoform X6, giving the protein MIPGEEVSARRREIEDKLKQEEETLSFIKESLEKSDQLTKNMVSILSSFESRLMKLENSIIPVHKQTENLQRLQENVEKTLSCLDHVISYYHVAKDTEKIIKEGPTGRLEEYLNCMDKIQKAVEYFQDNNPDSPELNRVKSLFERGKESLESEFRSLMTRHTKPVPPILILDLISGDEEMDTQEEMSLEHLPESVLHDIIRISGWLVENGRNQDFMTVYFQIRSVQLDRSIKGLKDHFRKNSSSSGVPYSPAIQNKRKDTPTKKPIKRPGHEHDLRVKHLCDALGDKHGPPVGRDDVFDIEIDAYIHCVSAFVKLAQSEYQLLTEIVPEHHQKKTFDSLIQESLDNLIMEGDNIVSAARKAIIRHDYSAVLTIFPILKHLKQMKPEFDQVLQGTAAGTKNKLPGLITSMETTGAKALEEFADNIKNDPDKEYNMPKDGTVHELTSNAILFLQQLLDFQETAGAMLASQETSSSASSYSSEFSRRLLSTYICKVLGNLQLNLLSKSKVYEDPALSAIFLHNNYNYILKSLEKSELIQLVAVTQKTAERSYRELIEQQIQTYQRSWLKVTDYISERNLPVFQPGVKLKDKERQMIKERFKGFNDGLEELCKIQKAWAIPDMEQRDKIRRAQKTIVKETYGAFLSRFGNVPFTKNPEKYIKYQVDQVGEMIEKLFDTSA; this is encoded by the exons ATGATCCCGGGCGAGGAGGTGTCGGCCCGCAGGAGGGAGATCGAGGACAAGCTCAAGCAG GAGGAAGAAACTCTGTCCTTTATCAAAGAGAGCCTTGAGAAGAGTGACCAGCTCACCAAGAACATG GTTTCAATCCTCTCCTCCTTTGAGAGCCGTTTGATGAAGCTGGAGAACTCCATCATCCCTGTCCACAAGCAGACAGAGAACCTGCAGCGCCTGCAGGAGAACGTGGAGAAGACCCTGTCCTGCTTGGATCATGTCATCAGTTACTACCACGTGGCCAAGGACACAGAGAAGATCATCAAGGAAGG cCCCACGGGGAGGTTGGAGGAATACTTGAATTGCATGGACAAAATCCAGAAGGCAGTGGAGTACTTCCAGGACAACAACcctgacagcccagagctgaacCGTGTG AAATCCCTCTTTGAGCGGGGCAAGGAATCCCTGGAGTCGGAGTTCCGCAGCTTGATGACACGACACACCAAGCCAGTGCCACCCATCCTGATCCTGGACCTGATCAGTGGGGATGAGGAGATGGACACACAGGAGGAGATGTCCCTGGAGCACCTCCCGGAGAGCGTCCTGCACGACATCATCCGCATCTCGGGCTGGCTGGTGGAGAACGGCAGGAACCAAG ATTTCATGACAGTTTACTTCCAGATCCGCTCCGTGCAGCTGGACCGCTCCATCAAGGGGCTGAAGGACCATTTCCGTAAGAACAGCTCCTCCTCAGGGGTGCCCTATTCCCCTGCCATTCAGAACAAAAGGAAGGACACCCCCACCAAAAAGCCCATCAAGAGACCAG GCCATGAGCATGACTTACGCGTTAAGCACCTGTGCGATGCCCTGGGCGACAAGCACGGGCCACCTGTGG GGAGGGACGACGTCTTCGACATCGAGATCGACGCGTACATCCACTGCGTCAGTGCCTTCGTCAAACTGGCCCAGAGCGAATACCAGCTCCTGACAGAAATtgtcccagagcaccaccagaaGAAGACCTTTGATTCTCTCATCCAG GAGTCATTGGATAATCTGATCATGGAGGGTGATAACATTGTCTCAGCTGCCCGGAAAGCCATCATCAGACATGACTACTCAGCTGTGCTCACAATCTTCCCCATCCTGAAGCATCTCAAGCAGATGAAGCCAGAATTTGACCAGGTTTTGCAG GGAACTGCAGCGGGCACTAAGAACAAACTGCCAGGGCTGATCACTTCCATGGAGACCACTGGTGCAAAGGCACTGGAAGAGTTTGCAGACAACATTAAG AATGATCCAGACAAGGAGTACAACATGCCAAAAGATGGAACAGTTCATGAACTCACCAGCAAT GCCATCCTTTTCCTACAACAATTACTGGATTTCCAGGAGACAGCGGGTGCCATGCTGGCATCACAAG AGACCAGCTCCTCAGCCAGCAGCTACAGCTCAGAgttcagcaggaggctgctgagcACCTACATCT GCAAAGTTCTGGGCAACCTGCAGCTTAACCTGCTTAGCAAATCCAAGGTTTATGAAGACCCAGCTTTGAGTGCCATTTTTCTGCATAACAACTACAATTACATTCTGAAATCTCTGGAGAA GTCTGAGCTGATCCAGCTGGTGGCAGTGACACAGAAAACAGCTGAGAGGTCCTACAGGGAGCTCATTGAGCAGCAGATCCAGACCTACCAGCGCAG CTGGTTGAAGGTGACAGATTACATCTCTGAGAGAAACCTGCCTGTCTTTCAACCAGGAGTGAAG CTCAAGGACAAGGAGAGGCAGATGATAAAGGAGCGCTTCAAG GGTTTTAATGAtgggctggaggagctgtgtAAGATCCAGAAGGCCTGGGCCATCCCAGACATGGAGCAGCGGGACAAAATCCGCCGGGCACAGAAAACCATTGTGAAAGAGACCTATGGTGCCTTTTTGAGCAG ATTTGGCAACGTGCCCTTCACCAAGAACCCTGAGAAATACATCAAATACCAGGTTGACCAGGTGGGGGAGATGATTGAGAAGCTGTTTGACACGTCAGCATAA
- the EXOC7 gene encoding exocyst complex component 7 isoform X1: MIPGEEVSARRREIEDKLKQEEETLSFIKESLEKSDQLTKNMVSILSSFESRLMKLENSIIPVHKQTENLQRLQENVEKTLSCLDHVISYYHVAKDTEKIIKEGPTGRLEEYLNCMDKIQKAVEYFQDNNPDSPELNRVKSLFERGKESLESEFRSLMTRHTKPVPPILILDLISGDEEMDTQEEMSLEHLPESVLHDIIRISGWLVENGRNQDFMTVYFQIRSVQLDRSIKGLKDHFRKNSSSSGVPYSPAIQNKRKDTPTKKPIKRPVLIPGTIRKAQNLLKQYSQHGLDGKKGASNLIPVEGRDDVFDIEIDAYIHCVSAFVKLAQSEYQLLTEIVPEHHQKKTFDSLIQESLDNLIMEGDNIVSAARKAIIRHDYSAVLTIFPILKHLKQMKPEFDQVLQGTAAGTKNKLPGLITSMETTGAKALEEFADNIKNDPDKEYNMPKDGTVHELTSNAILFLQQLLDFQETAGAMLASQVLGDTYNIPLDPRETSSSASSYSSEFSRRLLSTYICKVLGNLQLNLLSKSKVYEDPALSAIFLHNNYNYILKSLEKSELIQLVAVTQKTAERSYRELIEQQIQTYQRSWLKVTDYISERNLPVFQPGVKLKDKERQMIKERFKGFNDGLEELCKIQKAWAIPDMEQRDKIRRAQKTIVKETYGAFLSRFGNVPFTKNPEKYIKYQVDQVGEMIEKLFDTSA; encoded by the exons ATGATCCCGGGCGAGGAGGTGTCGGCCCGCAGGAGGGAGATCGAGGACAAGCTCAAGCAG GAGGAAGAAACTCTGTCCTTTATCAAAGAGAGCCTTGAGAAGAGTGACCAGCTCACCAAGAACATG GTTTCAATCCTCTCCTCCTTTGAGAGCCGTTTGATGAAGCTGGAGAACTCCATCATCCCTGTCCACAAGCAGACAGAGAACCTGCAGCGCCTGCAGGAGAACGTGGAGAAGACCCTGTCCTGCTTGGATCATGTCATCAGTTACTACCACGTGGCCAAGGACACAGAGAAGATCATCAAGGAAGG cCCCACGGGGAGGTTGGAGGAATACTTGAATTGCATGGACAAAATCCAGAAGGCAGTGGAGTACTTCCAGGACAACAACcctgacagcccagagctgaacCGTGTG AAATCCCTCTTTGAGCGGGGCAAGGAATCCCTGGAGTCGGAGTTCCGCAGCTTGATGACACGACACACCAAGCCAGTGCCACCCATCCTGATCCTGGACCTGATCAGTGGGGATGAGGAGATGGACACACAGGAGGAGATGTCCCTGGAGCACCTCCCGGAGAGCGTCCTGCACGACATCATCCGCATCTCGGGCTGGCTGGTGGAGAACGGCAGGAACCAAG ATTTCATGACAGTTTACTTCCAGATCCGCTCCGTGCAGCTGGACCGCTCCATCAAGGGGCTGAAGGACCATTTCCGTAAGAACAGCTCCTCCTCAGGGGTGCCCTATTCCCCTGCCATTCAGAACAAAAGGAAGGACACCCCCACCAAAAAGCCCATCAAGAGACCAG TCCTCATCCCAG GCACGATCCGTAAGGCTCAGAACCTTCTGAAACAGTACTCTCAGCATGGTCTAGATGGGAAAAAGGGGGCCTCTAACCTCATTCCTGTGGAAG GGAGGGACGACGTCTTCGACATCGAGATCGACGCGTACATCCACTGCGTCAGTGCCTTCGTCAAACTGGCCCAGAGCGAATACCAGCTCCTGACAGAAATtgtcccagagcaccaccagaaGAAGACCTTTGATTCTCTCATCCAG GAGTCATTGGATAATCTGATCATGGAGGGTGATAACATTGTCTCAGCTGCCCGGAAAGCCATCATCAGACATGACTACTCAGCTGTGCTCACAATCTTCCCCATCCTGAAGCATCTCAAGCAGATGAAGCCAGAATTTGACCAGGTTTTGCAG GGAACTGCAGCGGGCACTAAGAACAAACTGCCAGGGCTGATCACTTCCATGGAGACCACTGGTGCAAAGGCACTGGAAGAGTTTGCAGACAACATTAAG AATGATCCAGACAAGGAGTACAACATGCCAAAAGATGGAACAGTTCATGAACTCACCAGCAAT GCCATCCTTTTCCTACAACAATTACTGGATTTCCAGGAGACAGCGGGTGCCATGCTGGCATCACAAG TTCTTGGGGACACATACAATATTCCTTTAGATCCCAGAG AGACCAGCTCCTCAGCCAGCAGCTACAGCTCAGAgttcagcaggaggctgctgagcACCTACATCT GCAAAGTTCTGGGCAACCTGCAGCTTAACCTGCTTAGCAAATCCAAGGTTTATGAAGACCCAGCTTTGAGTGCCATTTTTCTGCATAACAACTACAATTACATTCTGAAATCTCTGGAGAA GTCTGAGCTGATCCAGCTGGTGGCAGTGACACAGAAAACAGCTGAGAGGTCCTACAGGGAGCTCATTGAGCAGCAGATCCAGACCTACCAGCGCAG CTGGTTGAAGGTGACAGATTACATCTCTGAGAGAAACCTGCCTGTCTTTCAACCAGGAGTGAAG CTCAAGGACAAGGAGAGGCAGATGATAAAGGAGCGCTTCAAG GGTTTTAATGAtgggctggaggagctgtgtAAGATCCAGAAGGCCTGGGCCATCCCAGACATGGAGCAGCGGGACAAAATCCGCCGGGCACAGAAAACCATTGTGAAAGAGACCTATGGTGCCTTTTTGAGCAG ATTTGGCAACGTGCCCTTCACCAAGAACCCTGAGAAATACATCAAATACCAGGTTGACCAGGTGGGGGAGATGATTGAGAAGCTGTTTGACACGTCAGCATAA